The DNA region AGCTCGCCGCAGGCGTCGGCGCGTCGGTGCTGGCACTGGGGGTCGACTCGGACCGGGCCCGAGAGGCGGCCCGGTCCCTCGGCGCGGTGTACGGCCGGGGCGCCCTGCTGGGCGCGCCGGTGCCCCGCCCTCGCTGACCGATTCGGCCCCGGGCGTCCTGCTCGCGCCGCCGCCAGGCCTCAGCCGACGAGGCGCGCCCGCGCGGCGCGGACCACGACGTCGACCCGCGCGGACTGCGCGAGCGCGGGCCCGGGCACGACGAACGGCCCCAGGCCCTCCACCGTGTACTGGGCGCGCCACACCGCGAGCACGGTGGCCGGCCACGTGCCCGCCCTCCGGTACGTGTGGCTCACCGAGAGGTCGGGCCAGGCGCCGCCGGGCTGCACCGTCAGCTCGCCGGCGCCGTCGCCGTAGTCCCACTGCCAGGTGACCCGCGAGTCCAGGCGGACGGCGAGGCCGAGCACGGACAGGTCGGCGCCGCGCAGCCCGGCGGCCGGCTGGCCGGTGCGGAACACGGCCGGGAGCCCCACCAGCGCGCCCGCCGCGGGCTGCACCGCGGCACGCAGCGGGGGCAGCAGCGCGACCGCGCGGTCGCGCACCGCGGTGCCGACGTCGGTGACCGTGCGGGGCGGCTGGTCGCCCTGGCAGGTCTCCCCCACGACCTCCCAGGGACCGCCCACGCGCGAGAGCCACACCCGCACGGCCACGGTGCCGACGGGGCAGCCCAGCGCCAGCGACCGGCAGCGCCCGGCGGCGAGGTCGGCCTTGGTGCACAGCACGGACACACGCCACTGGCAGTCGCCGCAGGCCGCCGCGCCGGCCCTGGCCGCGTCGCCGCCCTGCCAGTGCCGGGCCGGGATGACCAGGCCGCCGGTGCCGGTGTAGAGGTCGCGCGAGGGGTCCGGGGACACGACGACACCGGCGGGGACGCCGGTCGGCACCCCCGCCACGGCCGCGGACACCGGTGCCGACGGTGCGGCGACGGCCGGGCCGGCAGCGAGCGCGCCGCTCACCAGACCCAGCAGGGTGACCAGGGCCAGCAGGGCCGGCACGGGGGACGCGGCGCGGGGTCGGGGCACCGGCGGAGGGTAGGCAGCGGGTCGCGCCTGCGGCCAGGGACCGTGAGCCGCTGTGGAGGAAGGGTCACCCACAGGCCTCGCGCCCGTCCCCGTCGTCTCGGTCGCCCCAGGCGTCACGCGTCACGACGCCCGGTCGTCGCCGGCGCGGTGCTCGGGGCCGCGCAGGATGTCGTCGAGGTCGAGGTCGGCCATCAACGCGACCCAGGCGTCCGGCGGGAGCCCGCGGTCGAGCGCGGCCATCACGAGGGTGGCGAGCGAGTGGTACGGGTCGACGGCGATCGCCGCCTCGAGGGCCACCCGCGCCGAGGCCCCGTCGCCGTCGACCCACGCGCACACCGCGAGCGCCGCGGCGACCCCGCAGCGGGCCGCCCGGGGCGCGCTGCGGACCGCCTCGGTGAGCACGCGCCGGGCCGGGGGAAGCAGGGCGCGCCGTGCGTCGCCGGTGACCACGTGCAGCAGCGCGTCGCGCAAGGGGATCTGCGCGCAGAGGCGGATCGCGTCGCCGGCCAGGCGGGCCAGCTCGGGGTCCTCGGAGGGACGCCCGCCCCACACGGCGAGGCCGGCGACCCACTCCCGGACCTCCTGCTTCACCGCCCCCGGGTGCGGAGGCTCCACCCGGGCGGCCCGCCGCACCAACCTGCGCATCGGGTCGCCGGGCTCCCGCGGGGTCAGGATCGCGGCCAGGGCGGAGCGCGACGGCAGCGGCGCGCTGCCGAGCGCGATGAGGGCCGTGCGCACCCGCAGCGACTCCCGGGTGTCGACGAGCCGGCCGCCTACCGGGCAGCAGGCGGGGTCCGCGCAGCTGTAGGAGCGGAGCCTGTCCCCCACGACGCAGATCGCCTCGGGCACCGCGAACCCGGCGTCGACGAGCAGCTCCGTCACCCCTGCGACCAGGTCGCGGTGGGGCAGGTCGCGCGGGACCGGGTCGCGCCACGGGTCGTCGGCCGGGTCCGGGTAGACGACGAGGAGCACGGCCCCGGCCTCCACCCTCCTCAGCGCCGCGATGCACGGCTCCCACTGCACCTCCACCGAGGGAGGCGTCACGTCGTCGGAGCCGGCTCGGCGGCCACCGCCTGCTGCCTCGGCGGACGCGGCGGGCGACGGGGGCAGGTCGAGCCGCATCGTGACGGCCACGGTGCCCTCCTCGGTCCCGAGCCCGACCGCCACCAGCGAGCGGTCCGGGTGGAAGCCGACGAGGTGCGGCACGAGGGCGGGCAGGGAGTCCGCGCCGCGGACCTGGAGGGCGGGCTTCTTCGCAGCGGTCATGCCCCGACGCTCGCCGCCACCGCCCCCGCCGGTGCGCGTCCGGCCGGTCCGGGTGGGGACGGCGCACCGGTGCGTCCGCGCCTGGGGACGCCG from Frankiales bacterium includes:
- a CDS encoding PKD domain-containing protein, translating into MPRPRAASPVPALLALVTLLGLVSGALAAGPAVAAPSAPVSAAVAGVPTGVPAGVVVSPDPSRDLYTGTGGLVIPARHWQGGDAARAGAAACGDCQWRVSVLCTKADLAAGRCRSLALGCPVGTVAVRVWLSRVGGPWEVVGETCQGDQPPRTVTDVGTAVRDRAVALLPPLRAAVQPAAGALVGLPAVFRTGQPAAGLRGADLSVLGLAVRLDSRVTWQWDYGDGAGELTVQPGGAWPDLSVSHTYRRAGTWPATVLAVWRAQYTVEGLGPFVVPGPALAQSARVDVVVRAARARLVG
- a CDS encoding DUF4192 family protein: MTAAKKPALQVRGADSLPALVPHLVGFHPDRSLVAVGLGTEEGTVAVTMRLDLPPSPAASAEAAGGGRRAGSDDVTPPSVEVQWEPCIAALRRVEAGAVLLVVYPDPADDPWRDPVPRDLPHRDLVAGVTELLVDAGFAVPEAICVVGDRLRSYSCADPACCPVGGRLVDTRESLRVRTALIALGSAPLPSRSALAAILTPREPGDPMRRLVRRAARVEPPHPGAVKQEVREWVAGLAVWGGRPSEDPELARLAGDAIRLCAQIPLRDALLHVVTGDARRALLPPARRVLTEAVRSAPRAARCGVAAALAVCAWVDGDGASARVALEAAIAVDPYHSLATLVMAALDRGLPPDAWVALMADLDLDDILRGPEHRAGDDRAS